A genomic window from Vigna radiata var. radiata cultivar VC1973A chromosome 2, Vradiata_ver6, whole genome shotgun sequence includes:
- the LOC106755859 gene encoding putative cyclin-D6-1 isoform X1, which produces MEFDLENPLENLHSDAVSYLFLIESDHTLSQNHSHTLKARDLDISVRRELVSLIAKLSCTLDPALSYLATNYLDRFLASQGISQPKSWVLRLIAVSCISLAVKMMRTECPDVQDILNQSDGGIIFETQTVGRMEALILGALQWRMRSITPFSFIPFFIALMGLQGSPTGRVLKNRASEIIFMSQREIRVWEFKPSMIAASALLCASHELFPFQYPSFLKAITESSYVNKESVEQCYKVIQDIAIEEEYESALNGVSRSDTPINVLDHHFLSSESEKTNGITVADSPLRQERDLKRRKITPCGNNPTIHNS; this is translated from the exons ATGGAGTTTGACCTTGAAAACCCTTTGGAAAATCTTCACTCCGATGCTGTCTCTTATCTCTTCCTCATTGAATCTGACCACACCCTATCACAGAATCATTCTCACACTCTCAAAGCTAGAGATCTTGACATCTCTGTCAGAAGAGAACTTGTCTCCTTAATCGCAAAG TTGTCCTGCACTTTGGATCCGGCTTTGTCTTATCTTGCTACCAACTATCTGGATCGGTTCCTAGCCAGCCAAGGGATTTCG CAACCGAAGTCATGGGTCCTCAGGCTCATTGCTGTCTCTTGTATTTCTCTAGCTGTCAAGATGATGAGAACTGAATGCCCAGATGTTCAG GATATTTTGAATCAAAGTGATGGGGGCATCATCTTTGAGACACAAACAGTGGGAAGAATGGAAGCACTTATCTTGGGAGCATTACAATGGAGAATGCGGTCGATCACTCCATTCTCTTTCATACCTTTCTTCATTGCCTTGATGGGGCTCCAAGGCTCACCAACGGGGAGGGTTCTGAAAAACCGTGCTTCTGAAATCATATTCATGTCACAAAGAG AGATAAGAGTTTGGGAGTTCAAGCCATCTATGATTGCAGCATCTGCTCTTTTGTGTGCTTCTCATGAGTTGTTTCCTTTTCAATATCCGTCCTTCTTAAAAGCAATAACCGAGTCTTCATATGTAAATAAA GAAAGCGTGGAGCAGTGCTACAAAGTGATACAAGACATAGCCATAGAGGAGGAGTACGAGTCTGCGTTGAATGGGGTTTCAAGGTCAGACACACCGATTAATGTGTTGGACCATCATTTTCTCAGCTCAGAAAGTGAAAAAACCAACGGAATCACCGTTGCTGATTCTCCTCTGAGACAAGAGAGGGACCTCAAAAGAAGGAAAATCACTCCATGTGGAAACAATCCAACGATCCACAACTCTTGA
- the LOC106755859 gene encoding putative cyclin-D6-1 isoform X2 — translation MEFDLENPLENLHSDAVSYLFLIESDHTLSQNHSHTLKARDLDISVRRELVSLIAKLSCTLDPALSYLATNYLDRFLASQGISQPKSWVLRLIAVSCISLAVKMMRTECPDVQDILNQSDGGIIFETQTVGRMEALILGALQWRMRSITPFSFIPFFIALMGLQGSPTGRVLKNRASEIIFMSQREIRVWEFKPSMIAASALLCASHELFPFQYPSFLKAITESSYESVEQCYKVIQDIAIEEEYESALNGVSRSDTPINVLDHHFLSSESEKTNGITVADSPLRQERDLKRRKITPCGNNPTIHNS, via the exons ATGGAGTTTGACCTTGAAAACCCTTTGGAAAATCTTCACTCCGATGCTGTCTCTTATCTCTTCCTCATTGAATCTGACCACACCCTATCACAGAATCATTCTCACACTCTCAAAGCTAGAGATCTTGACATCTCTGTCAGAAGAGAACTTGTCTCCTTAATCGCAAAG TTGTCCTGCACTTTGGATCCGGCTTTGTCTTATCTTGCTACCAACTATCTGGATCGGTTCCTAGCCAGCCAAGGGATTTCG CAACCGAAGTCATGGGTCCTCAGGCTCATTGCTGTCTCTTGTATTTCTCTAGCTGTCAAGATGATGAGAACTGAATGCCCAGATGTTCAG GATATTTTGAATCAAAGTGATGGGGGCATCATCTTTGAGACACAAACAGTGGGAAGAATGGAAGCACTTATCTTGGGAGCATTACAATGGAGAATGCGGTCGATCACTCCATTCTCTTTCATACCTTTCTTCATTGCCTTGATGGGGCTCCAAGGCTCACCAACGGGGAGGGTTCTGAAAAACCGTGCTTCTGAAATCATATTCATGTCACAAAGAG AGATAAGAGTTTGGGAGTTCAAGCCATCTATGATTGCAGCATCTGCTCTTTTGTGTGCTTCTCATGAGTTGTTTCCTTTTCAATATCCGTCCTTCTTAAAAGCAATAACCGAGTCTTCATAT GAAAGCGTGGAGCAGTGCTACAAAGTGATACAAGACATAGCCATAGAGGAGGAGTACGAGTCTGCGTTGAATGGGGTTTCAAGGTCAGACACACCGATTAATGTGTTGGACCATCATTTTCTCAGCTCAGAAAGTGAAAAAACCAACGGAATCACCGTTGCTGATTCTCCTCTGAGACAAGAGAGGGACCTCAAAAGAAGGAAAATCACTCCATGTGGAAACAATCCAACGATCCACAACTCTTGA